One Hymenobacter swuensis DY53 genomic window, AAAAACGACCGGGGCGAGATGGTGCCCCTGCGCACGCTAGTGCGCCTCAAGCGGGTGTACGGGCCAGAAACGGCCTCGCGCTTCAACCTTTTCAACTCACTGACCATTAACGCGGTGCCTAAGCCGGGCTACAGCTCCGGCGACGCCATCAAGGCCGTGGAGGCCGCCGCGGCCGCGCACCTGCCCTCGGGCTACAGCTACGAGTTTTCGGGCCTCACGCGCGAGGAAATCTCGTCGGGCGGGCAGTCCACCGTCGTCTTCCTCATGTGCCTGGTGTTCGTGTACTTCCTGCTGGCCGCGCAGTACGAGAGCTACATCCTGCCCTTTGCCGTACTGCTCTCGCTGCCGGCGGGCATGGTGGGGGTGTTCGCCGCCATTGGCCTGGCGGGCATTACCAACAACATCTACGTGCAGGTAGCCCTGATTATGCTCATCGGCCTGCTGGCCAAAAACGCCATCCTTATCGTGGAGTTTGCCCTGCAGCGCCGCCAGGCGGGTGAGCCCCTGGTGCAGGCCGCGCTCAACGCCTCGGCCTCGCGCCTGCGCCCCATCCTGATGACCTCGCTGGCCTTCGTGGTGGGCATGCTGCCCATGATGCGGGCGCAGGGGCCGTCGGCGCTGGGCAACCACTCCATCAGCATCGCGGCGGCGGGTGGCATGCTCACGGGCGTGGTGCTGGGCTTGTTCTTCATCCCGCTGCTATTCGTGATTTTCCAACGTTTGAACGAGCGCCTTAGTGGCACGCCTCACCCCGCCCCGGCCATGCCGGCCCGGGTACCGGCCCACGCCACGGCAAGTTAATCTCCATGAGTATTCTCCCTCCTACCCCCTGGCGCCGTCTGGCGCTGGGGCTAGCCAGCCTGCTGCTCGTAGCGGCCTGCAAAGTGTCGAAAGATGTGCCCTTACCCACGCTGCCCCTGCCGGCTACCTACCGCACTGCCTCAACCGCCGATACAAACTCGGTGGCCAGCCTGCCGTGGCGCAGCTTCTTTACCGAACCGGCCCTGCAGCAGCTGCTCGACAGCGCCACCGTGCGCAACAACGACTTGCAGCTGGCCATCCAAAACATCGCTTCGGCGCAGGCCACCCTCCGGCAGGCCCGCCTGGGCTACCTGCCGGCCGCTACCCTGCAAGCGGGCGTGACCACCAACCGGCCCTCCAGCAACAGCCTGAACGGTATTTCCCTCAGCCAGTTTCTGGGTTCCAGGCACATCGAGGACTACAACCTGGCGGCCTCCGTGAGTTGGGAAGCCGACATCTGGGGCAAAATCCGCAGCCGCAAGCAGGAAGCCCTTGCGGCCTACCTGCAAAGCCAGGAAGCCCGCAAGGCCGTGCAAACCCAGGTGGTGGCGCAGGTGGCCCAAGGCTACTACAACCTGCTGATGCTGGACACCCAACTGGCCGTGGCCCGGCGCAACGTGGCCCTTACCGACAGCACCTTGCGCTTTACTCAGCTCCAGTTCCGGGCGGGCCAGGTGACGGCGCTGGCCGTGCAGCAGGTCGAGGTGCAGCGCCTCACGGCGGCCGGCCTTGTTCCGCAGTTTGAGCAGGCCATTACGGTGCAGGAAGACGCCCTGAGCATCCTGGCCGGGCGCCTGCCGGGCGGCATTACCCGCAGCGGCAACCTGCTGCGGGTGCAAGTGCCGGTCGTGGCGGCGGGCGGGGTGCCCGCCGCCCTGCTGGCCCGGCGGCCCGACGTGCGCAGCGCCGAACTGGCCCTGGACCGGGCCAACGCCACGGTGGGCTACACCAAGGCCCAGCTCTACCCCGCGCTGACCATCACGGCCCAAGGGGGCCTCAACGCCTTCCAGGCCAGCACCTGGTTTAGTTTACCGGCCTCGCTGTTTGGCACGGCCTTCGGGGGGCTTACGCAGCCGCTGTTTCAGCGCGGGGCCCTGCGCACCCAGTACCAGCAAGCTCAAATTGAGAGGGAGCGTACCGTCATTGAGTTTCGGCAGCAGGTGCTGGTGGCTGTGGGCGAGGTATCGGATGCCCTCGGGCAGGCCCAGCGCACCCAGACCCAGCAGGCCCTGGCCACGGAACGCGTGCGCACCTTGCGCGAGGCCACCAAGAACGCCAATCTGCTGTTCGGCAGCGGCCTGGCCAGCTACCTGGAAGTTATCACGGCCCAAAGCAACGCCCTGCAAAGCGAGCTGGAGCTGGCCTCGCTCAAGCGCACCCAGCTGGAAGCGAACGTGGAGTTGTACCGGGCCGTGGGCGGCGGCTGGCAGTAGCCCCCCTCACATGCCACCGTTCACCGTTCTAGCGCCCCAGCTATGGCCAGTGAAGGCCCGGCGCAACGCTCCTCCTCCCACCCCCTTTTCTATGGATACCAAGTCCCTCGTCAAGCTAGCCAAAGCGCTCAGCGACCCGCACCGCCTATGCCTCCTGCAGGAAATTGCCCGGCATGAGGGCATGCGGTACTGTGATCTGCTGGAGTGCGTGCCCCTCAGCCAGCCTTCGATGTCGCAGCACCTCAAGGCCCTGGTGGAGGCGGGCCTGGTGAAATCGGAAAAGGTAGGGCGGTCCATTCACACAAGTCTCAACTGGGTTAAGCTGCAGGAGCTAGAAGACTTTCTGCAGTCGCTGAAGAGAAGCTAGCTCTCTGACCGCCCTGCTCAACAAGGCGTTTTCAGGACGGCCCGAAGCAGGTCATTGTCGTGGGAACGAGAAACGATAAACCACTCAACTCCCATCTTATGAAAATTGGAATTATTGGCACCGGCCCGGTTGGCGGCTCCCTCGCCAGAAACCTGGCCACCCTCGGCCACCAGGTGAAAGTGACCAACACCCGCCAGCCGGCCGAGTTGGCCCAGAAAGCGAAGGAGCTGGGGGCGAGCCCTGCCACCTTGCAAGAGGTGGTGCAGGACGTGGACCTTATTTTTGTCGCCGTGCCTTTCAAGGTACTTGATGAGTTTCCCAAGGACCTGTTCCGGTCGCTACCCCCCGAGGTAATCGTGGTGGACACCGGCAACTACTACCCCTTCCGGGACGAGAAAATCGACGCGCTCGAGCAAGGCCAGCCGGAGAGTGTGCTGGCGGCCGAGCAGTTAGGTCGCCCCCTCCTGAAAGCCTTCAACAACCTGCTGGCCGAGACGATTGCCAGCGGCGGCACCGCGCCCGGCACGCCCGGGCGCATCGCCCTTTCCATTGCGGGCGACGACGCGCGCGCCAAGCAACTCCTGGCCGACCTCTGCAACGACCTCGGCTTTGACGTGGTGGACGGGGGGGGCCTGGCCGACTCGTGGCGGCAGCAGCCCGGCACCCCGGCCTATTGTACCGAACTCACGGCCCCGGAGCTTACCCAGGCCCTGGCCAACGCCGTGCCCGGCAAGGCCCCGCAGATACGCGACGAGATTATCTCGGAGCTGCTGCAACGCAAAGCCTGGCCCACCCGCGAAGAAGTAGTGGCTGGCAACCGCGCCAAGCAGCTAGGTAAGGCTTAGCCAGTCCAGGCCCTACAAACCGAGTTCAACTTCAATGCAACCTCACATGGAAAACCAGCAACACCCGACCGTCCTTGTTTTGGGCGCCAGCGGAACCATCGGCCGTCAAGTCGTAACAGACCTGGAAGGTCAAGCGGTCAATGTGCGCATCACCTCGCGCAACCAGGAGACGGTAGAACAGCTTCGCCGCGAAGGCAAAGACGGCCATTACCTGGACCTGGATGACCCCAGGACCTTCGCGCTGGCGTTGGCCGGGGTGGACCGCGTGTTTCTGCTAACCGGCTATACGGTAGACATGCTCACGCAAAGCAAAACCCTGGTGGATGCGGCCAAAAAGGCCGGCGTCCGCCATATCGTGCACGTGGGTGTGTTCGCGGAATGGGACACGACCGATGCCCACTTTGCCTGGCACCAGATGATTGAAAAGTACATCGAGGCCAGCGGCATGGCCTGGACTCACCTCCACCCGAACATGTTTATGGAGGTGTTCACCGGGCTGTACATCCCCAAAAACCTAACCTACACCGGCTACTGGGACGACCGCCGCATCGGCTACATTGCCTCCAGTGATATTGCAGCGGTGGCCGCTAAAGCCCTCGTTGATGGGCCGGAGCGCCATGGGGGCCAGCACTACTGGCTGAGCGTGGAAACCTTCAATGGGCAGGAAATTGCGGCGCTATTGAGCGAGGTGACTGGCCTGGAAATCAAGTATGAGAACAAGGGGCTCGAAGGTTTTAAAGAGGTGATTGAGCAGGTGGTGGCTAGTGGCGGGGAGAGCTGGTATGCGAATGCCAACATTGAGTTTGTGACACAGATGCTCGACGGCCGGATGTCCTATATGTCGATGGTGCAGAACGATATCCCCTACGTGCTGGGCCGGCCCGCTAAGACCCTGCGCGAGTTTCTGGAGGAGCACAAGACTGCCATTACGGAGTCAGCGGAGGCGATATAAAGGACATGCAGGTACTGGATATCATCGGCCAGACCTACGCCTGCAGAGAAGGTTCTGCCGGGGCAAAAGCACACATTCATACTCTGCGTGATGAACAACAGAAAAACGTTAAAGCTGGCCGCGGTCATTGATGGGCCGGGGTGGAATTTTTCCTCCTGGCGCCACCCCGACATGCCCGCTGACGCCGGCGAGAACATCGACTTCTTTATTCAGCAGGCGCAGCTGGCGGAACAGGCCAAGTTTGAAACCCTGTTTCTGTACGACGTGAGCCACGTCGGCCCCGGCAACATTCCCTACTACCTGAGCATGTTCGAAGGAGGGACGCTCATGTCGGCCCTGGCCATGAAAACCGAGCGTATCGGCCTCTCGCTCACGGCTTCGACCTCCTACACCGACCCCTATAACCTGGCCCGGCAGGTGCTGTCGCTGGACAAAATCAGCAAGGGCCGGGCCTCGCTGAACGCCATCACCTCCAACCCCGGCGGGATGGTGAACTTCAGCCGGGGCCACCTGGGCAAAGCCGACCAATACCCCATGCACCAGGAATTCCTGGAGATTCTGCTGGGTTTGTGGGACACGTACGAGGACGACGCCTTTCCCCGCGATAAGCAAAGCGGCGTGTTTCTGAATCCGCGCAAGATGCACCCCATTAACTACCGGGGCAAGTACTTCTCGGTGGATGGGCCGCTGAATATCAGCCGCTCGGTGCAGGGCCGGCCGGTGTTGTACATGGCCGGTAGCTCCCCCACGTTCGTGGACCTAGCCACGTCCTACA contains:
- a CDS encoding TolC family protein; this encodes MSILPPTPWRRLALGLASLLLVAACKVSKDVPLPTLPLPATYRTASTADTNSVASLPWRSFFTEPALQQLLDSATVRNNDLQLAIQNIASAQATLRQARLGYLPAATLQAGVTTNRPSSNSLNGISLSQFLGSRHIEDYNLAASVSWEADIWGKIRSRKQEALAAYLQSQEARKAVQTQVVAQVAQGYYNLLMLDTQLAVARRNVALTDSTLRFTQLQFRAGQVTALAVQQVEVQRLTAAGLVPQFEQAITVQEDALSILAGRLPGGITRSGNLLRVQVPVVAAGGVPAALLARRPDVRSAELALDRANATVGYTKAQLYPALTITAQGGLNAFQASTWFSLPASLFGTAFGGLTQPLFQRGALRTQYQQAQIERERTVIEFRQQVLVAVGEVSDALGQAQRTQTQQALATERVRTLREATKNANLLFGSGLASYLEVITAQSNALQSELELASLKRTQLEANVELYRAVGGGWQ
- a CDS encoding ArsR/SmtB family transcription factor; this encodes MDTKSLVKLAKALSDPHRLCLLQEIARHEGMRYCDLLECVPLSQPSMSQHLKALVEAGLVKSEKVGRSIHTSLNWVKLQELEDFLQSLKRS
- a CDS encoding NADPH-dependent F420 reductase produces the protein MKIGIIGTGPVGGSLARNLATLGHQVKVTNTRQPAELAQKAKELGASPATLQEVVQDVDLIFVAVPFKVLDEFPKDLFRSLPPEVIVVDTGNYYPFRDEKIDALEQGQPESVLAAEQLGRPLLKAFNNLLAETIASGGTAPGTPGRIALSIAGDDARAKQLLADLCNDLGFDVVDGGGLADSWRQQPGTPAYCTELTAPELTQALANAVPGKAPQIRDEIISELLQRKAWPTREEVVAGNRAKQLGKA
- a CDS encoding NmrA family NAD(P)-binding protein codes for the protein MQPHMENQQHPTVLVLGASGTIGRQVVTDLEGQAVNVRITSRNQETVEQLRREGKDGHYLDLDDPRTFALALAGVDRVFLLTGYTVDMLTQSKTLVDAAKKAGVRHIVHVGVFAEWDTTDAHFAWHQMIEKYIEASGMAWTHLHPNMFMEVFTGLYIPKNLTYTGYWDDRRIGYIASSDIAAVAAKALVDGPERHGGQHYWLSVETFNGQEIAALLSEVTGLEIKYENKGLEGFKEVIEQVVASGGESWYANANIEFVTQMLDGRMSYMSMVQNDIPYVLGRPAKTLREFLEEHKTAITESAEAI
- a CDS encoding NtaA/DmoA family FMN-dependent monooxygenase (This protein belongs to a clade of FMN-dependent monooxygenases, within a broader family of flavin-dependent oxidoreductases, the luciferase-like monooxygenase (LMM) family, some of whose members use coenzyme F420 rather than FMN.); this encodes MNNRKTLKLAAVIDGPGWNFSSWRHPDMPADAGENIDFFIQQAQLAEQAKFETLFLYDVSHVGPGNIPYYLSMFEGGTLMSALAMKTERIGLSLTASTSYTDPYNLARQVLSLDKISKGRASLNAITSNPGGMVNFSRGHLGKADQYPMHQEFLEILLGLWDTYEDDAFPRDKQSGVFLNPRKMHPINYRGKYFSVDGPLNISRSVQGRPVLYMAGSSPTFVDLATSYTDGVFMAGSSFEETVLLANALTAKLVEKGRQPADFVRSVAQNPIVGRTDAEAHAKYQAIRALGPYSHRPVPLFMGSAERIANEIQKWYEAGAIDMLMVQQDHPYGIQDFIELVVPILQERGIFHRDYEAQTLRGNLELPKPAFRTI